One Tamlana carrageenivorans genomic region harbors:
- a CDS encoding acyl transferase, translated as MKTETIFKIKNASDFEKTALEVFKHQFDNNRVYRAFCDLLYIHPSEVTSIEQIPFLPIQFFKTRDILSSQSAIQTTFTSSGTTGIATSKHHVTDLDVYNKSFTKGFEYFYGPIEDYVILGLLPSYLERQGSSLIYMVDAMIKTSKHPESGFYLNNLEELKEALIRLDAEGKKVLLIGVSFALLDLVETYQFQLKNTIIMETGGMKGKRKELIRDELHNILRAGFGVNNIHSEYGMTELLSQAYSKGQGVFNCPPWMKILTRDTEDALSIQKPGKAGGMNIIDLANINSCSFIASQDLGRVNPNGSFEVIGRFDNSDIRGCNLMVL; from the coding sequence GTGAAAACAGAAACTATTTTTAAAATAAAGAATGCATCAGATTTTGAAAAGACAGCTCTAGAAGTGTTTAAGCATCAATTTGACAACAACCGAGTTTACAGAGCTTTTTGCGATTTGTTATACATTCACCCTAGTGAAGTTACTAGCATAGAACAAATACCTTTTTTACCAATTCAGTTTTTTAAAACGCGTGACATTTTAAGTTCGCAATCTGCCATACAAACAACCTTTACCAGCTCTGGAACTACGGGCATTGCCACCAGCAAACACCATGTTACAGATCTTGACGTTTACAACAAAAGTTTTACTAAGGGTTTTGAATACTTTTATGGCCCTATTGAAGATTATGTTATTTTAGGACTTCTACCCTCCTATTTGGAGCGTCAGGGCTCGTCGTTAATATACATGGTCGATGCGATGATTAAAACCTCTAAACATCCTGAAAGCGGATTTTATTTGAATAATCTTGAAGAATTAAAAGAAGCCCTTATTAGACTAGATGCTGAAGGCAAAAAAGTTTTATTAATAGGCGTTTCATTTGCCTTGTTAGATTTGGTTGAAACCTATCAGTTTCAATTAAAAAACACCATAATTATGGAAACCGGAGGCATGAAAGGCAAACGTAAAGAACTAATTAGAGATGAACTTCATAACATCTTAAGAGCGGGTTTTGGTGTGAACAATATACACAGTGAATATGGCATGACCGAACTATTAAGTCAGGCGTACTCCAAAGGACAAGGTGTTTTTAACTGTCCGCCATGGATGAAAATACTAACACGAGATACCGAAGACGCCCTAAGCATTCAAAAACCAGGTAAAGCTGGCGGCATGAATATTATTGATTTAGCGAATATTAACTCATGCTCATTTATTGCCTCGCAAGATTTAGGTCGCGTTAACCCGAACGGTTCTTTTGAAGTTATTGGTCGTTTTGATAATTCAGACATTCGTGGTTGCAACCTTATGGTTTTATAA
- a CDS encoding IS4 family transposase, whose product MINITLFSQIITKLEKSRFNKLVRFHNTDKHQKGFDSWSHLVSMLFCQFANSQSVRDISNGLRSAIGNLNHLGMLAAPSKSTISYQNKHRSWELFRDYYYVLLESLGQQAGMKRTNFKIKSKIFLLDATVISLCLSLFDWAKYKTKKGAVKMHTLLDYDGHLPAYVNITDGKTADNKGAYDIPLLKGSVIVADRFYNDFDLLKIWDSNGVNFVVRHKDNIQFKSVKELELPENRHQHVLKDEIIELTGAKTKEKYPKRLRRVALWDDKNGQTIEVITNQKSWTANTITELYKARWEVEIFFRDIKQQLHIKSFIGTSQNAVMIQIWTALITILILKALKTQAKHPWYLSNLVAFIRLNLFVKVNLHKWLDNPFAKEQPPPNKHIQGVLF is encoded by the coding sequence ATGATAAATATAACGCTGTTTTCTCAAATAATCACAAAATTAGAAAAGTCAAGGTTCAATAAATTAGTCAGGTTTCATAACACAGATAAACATCAAAAAGGATTTGACAGTTGGTCTCACTTAGTATCGATGTTGTTTTGTCAATTTGCGAACAGTCAATCTGTTAGAGATATCAGCAACGGATTGCGTTCAGCAATAGGAAACCTGAATCATTTAGGCATGTTAGCAGCGCCTTCAAAATCTACTATAAGCTACCAAAATAAACATCGAAGCTGGGAGCTTTTCAGAGACTACTATTATGTATTATTAGAGAGTTTAGGACAGCAAGCAGGAATGAAGCGTACTAATTTCAAAATAAAGTCCAAAATATTTTTATTAGATGCAACCGTGATAAGTCTTTGTTTAAGTTTGTTTGATTGGGCAAAATACAAGACTAAAAAAGGAGCTGTAAAAATGCACACCTTGCTTGATTATGATGGTCATTTACCAGCTTATGTAAATATTACAGATGGCAAAACAGCGGATAATAAAGGGGCTTACGACATCCCGCTTTTAAAAGGAAGTGTTATTGTTGCTGATCGGTTTTACAACGATTTTGATTTACTAAAGATTTGGGACAGCAACGGAGTCAATTTTGTAGTCAGACATAAAGACAATATTCAATTTAAATCAGTCAAAGAGTTAGAATTGCCAGAAAACAGGCATCAACACGTTCTAAAAGATGAAATCATTGAATTAACAGGCGCTAAGACAAAAGAGAAATATCCCAAAAGACTTCGCAGGGTTGCCTTGTGGGATGATAAAAATGGACAAACTATTGAGGTTATTACCAATCAGAAGTCTTGGACAGCAAACACTATTACGGAGCTTTATAAGGCTAGATGGGAAGTGGAAATATTTTTTAGAGACATCAAACAGCAATTACACATCAAGTCTTTCATTGGAACTAGTCAAAATGCGGTTATGATACAGATCTGGACGGCATTAATTACCATTCTCATTTTAAAAGCGCTAAAAACACAAGCAAAGCATCCTTGGTATTTATCTAATTTAGTAGCCTTTATTAGATTAAATCTTTTTGTGAAAGTAAATTTACATAAATGGCTAGATAATCCGTTTGCAAAAGAACAACCACCACCCAATAAGCACATACAAGGGGTTCTTTTTTGA